The following are encoded together in the Bos javanicus breed banteng chromosome X, ARS-OSU_banteng_1.0, whole genome shotgun sequence genome:
- the VBP1 gene encoding prefoldin subunit 3, giving the protein MAASKDGCGVGEVAAGNGRRLHLGIPEAVFVEDVDSFMKQPGNETADIVLKKLDEQYQKYKFMELNLAQKKRRLKGQIPEIKQTLEILKYMQKKKESTSSLETRFLLADNLYCKASVPPTDKVCLWLGANVMLEYDIDEAQALLEKNLLTATKNLDSLEEDLDFLRDQFTTTEVNMARVYNWDVKRRNKDDSTKNKA; this is encoded by the exons ATGGCGGCCTCTAAGGACGGTTGTGGTGTGGGAGAAGTGGCCGCTGGGAACGGGAGGCGACTCCACCTGGGGATTCCTGAAGCGGTTTTTGTG GAAGATGTAGATTCCTTCATGAAACAGCCTGGGAATGAGACTGCAGATATTGTACTGAAGAAGCTGGATGAACAGTATCAGAAATATAAGTTTATGGAACTCAATCTTGCCCAAAAAAAAAGGAG GCTAAAAGGCCAGATTCCTGAAATTAAGCAGACTTTAGAAATTCTAAAATACATGCAGAAGAAAAAA gagTCCACCAGTTCACTGGAGACCAGGTTCTTATTGGCAGACAACCTGTATTGCAAAGCTTCAGTTCCTCCTACCGATAAAGTGTGTCTGTGGTTGGGG GCGAACGTAATGCTTGAATATGATATTGATGAAGCTCAGGCGTTGTTGGAAAAGAATTTATTGACGGCCACAAAGAATCTTGATTCTCTTGAGGAAGACCTTGACTTTCTTCGAGATCAGTTTACTACCACGGAAGTCA ATATGGCCAGAGTTTATAATTGGGATGttaagagaagaaacaaagatgATTCTACCAAGAACAAAGCATAA